The following proteins are encoded in a genomic region of Pyrus communis chromosome 11, drPyrComm1.1, whole genome shotgun sequence:
- the LOC137709263 gene encoding uncharacterized protein, translated as MTGMHDSCQHFPETRGNTVSKVCHVGWRKPPFGTFKVNCEGAWCSSTGVGGFGWMVRDFAGIFQGAGGVGNVRCVSSVMGEAEAPRAALVACVERGFGVVQVETDSKVLVDMINGILQLEAVIDGIL; from the coding sequence ATGACGGGCATGCACGACTCGTGTCAGCATTTTCCAGAGACTCGGGGGAATACTGTGAGCAAGGTGTGTCATGTAGGATGGAGGAAACCCCCATTTGGGACCTTCAAAGTGAATTGCGAGGGTGCTTGGTGTAGCAGTACGGGGGTGGGTGGGTTTGGATGGATGGTGAGGGATTTTGCGGGGATCTTTCAAGGTGCTGGAGGTGTGGGGAATGTTCGATGTGTATCCAGTGTCATGGGGGAAGCTGAGGCACCAAGAGCGGCTTTGGTGGCTTGTGTGGAAAGAGGATTTGGGGTGGTTCAGGTTGAAACGGATTCTAAGGTCCTAGTTGATATGATCAATGGGATCTTGCAACTGGAGGCTGTCATAGATGGTATTTTATGA
- the LOC137707458 gene encoding zinc-finger homeodomain protein 9-like translates to MDITPPITTTTNTASTKSPEADSETPTRIQQPIKPLSFGNGVLKRHNPTHHLHHHNIPITPVVVTYKECLKNHAATLGGHALDGCGEFMPSPTANSADPTSLKCAACGCHRNFHRRDPEDPLQPNTPAATTHVIEYQPHHRHHPPPPTHPGNRSPNSASPPPISSSYYPSAPHMLLALSTAHENALVGVNNHAAVMPPIVSPSTNARKRFRTKFTQDQKDKMHQFAERVGWKMQKRDEEIVQEFCNEAGVEKGVLKVWMHNNKNTFTKRDVLNGGGAGGGLGRPNFLLQQTHHHNGTNGNGNGNNNDDEDEDDDDDQNDNDDNKNGVPNPNHHYQGADGGANNGSSSSS, encoded by the coding sequence ATGGATATAACCCctcccatcaccaccaccaccaacaccgCCAGCACCAAATCCCCGGAAGCAGACAGCGAAACTCCGACACGGATCCAGCAACCCATAAAGCCTCTGTCCTTCGGCAACGGCGTCCTCAAGCGTCACAACCCCAcccaccacctccaccaccacaacATCCCCATCACCCCTGTTGTAGTCACCTACAAAGAATGCCTCAAGAACCACGCCGCCACGCTGGGCGGCCATGCCCTCGACGGCTGCGGCGAGTTTATGCCGTCTCCCACCGCCAACTCCGCCGACCCCACCTCTCTAAAATGCGCTGCATGTGGCTGCCACCGTAATTTTCACCGCCGGGACCCCGAGGACCCCTTGCAGCCAAATACCCCCGCCGCTACAACGCATGTGATCGAGTATCAGCcacaccaccgccaccaccctCCGCCGCCGACTCACCCAGGCAACCGCAGCCCCAACTCAGCTTCTCCGCCGCCGATCTCGTCCTCGTACTACCCCTCCGCCCCCCACATGCTCCTGGCTCTGTCCACTGCTCACGAAAACGCCTTAGTGGGTGTGAATAACCACGCCGCCGTCATGCCCCCGATCGTGTCGCCGAGCACAAACGCAAGGAAGCGGTTCAGGACCAAGTTCACCCAGGACCAGAAAGATAAGATGCACCAATTCGCAGAGAGGGTCGGTTGGAAGATGCAGAAGAGAGACGAGGAAATCGTACAGGAGTTCTGCAATGAGGCCGGCGTCGAAAAAGGTGTTCTCAAAGTCTGGATGCACAACAACAAGAACACCTTCACCAAGCGAGACGTGCTAAATGGCGGCGGTGCTGGTGGTGGTCTAGGTAGACCCAACTTTCTACTGCAGCAGACCCACCACCACAATGGCACCAACGGCAACGGAAACGGAAACAACAACGATGACGAGGACGAGGACGATGATGATGATCAAAACGACAACGACGACAATAAAAACGGAGTTCCGAATCCGAATCATCATTACCAGGGTGCTGACGGTGGTGCCAACAATGGATCGTCGTCGTCTTCTTGA
- the LOC137708061 gene encoding mini zinc finger protein 2-like, producing MRKRQVVLRRTEEASAASSFTVVRYGECQKNHAAAVGGYAVDGCREFMASNGEEGTTAALTCAACGCHRNFHRREVETVCECFSPSSNGA from the coding sequence ATGAGGAAGCGGCAAGTAGTTTTGAGAAGGACAGAAGAAGCTTCAGCAGCTTCATCTTTCACCGTCGTGAGATACGGAGAGTGCCAGAAGAACCATGCCGCCGCGGTAGGAGGCTACGCTGTTGACGGGTGCAGAGAGTTCATGGCAAGTAATGGGGAGGAGGGAACAACTGCTGCGCTCACCTGTGCTGCCTGTGGCTGCCACAGGAATTTCCACAGAAGAGAAGTAGAGACCGTCTGCGAGTGCTTTTCGCCTTCTTCAAATGGTgcttaa